ATGATGCCAGGGTTAGATGGCTATGAAGTCACCCGGCGCATCCGTAATCACCCTTTTCTAGATTATATTCCTATCTTGTTATTGACGGCATTTCATGATGTGAGTGTTGTGGAAGGTTTGGATGCAGGGGCTGACGACTTTATCCGCAAACCATTTGATCAAGATGAACTATTAGCAAGGGTGCGATCGCTACTCAGACTGAAGCGTAGCCTTGATGAACAAAAAAAATTATTTCGTCAGCAGGAAGACTTTGTTTCACGTTTAACTCACGACTTACGGACTCCTTTAGTTGCTGCTGACAGAATGCTAAATTTATTTCGCCAGGAAACCTTCTGCAAAATTTCGCCAGAGATGAAACAGGCGATCGCGGCCATGATTCGCAGCAACCAAAACTTATTGGACATGGTTAACACATTGTTAGAAGTCCATCGTCTAGAAGCAGGTAAAAAGACACTGCAATTTGAAAACTGCGATGTTTGCGAAATTGCCACAGAAGTAGTTGAAGAATTACATCCACTCGCTGATGAAAAAGAAATACTCCTAAAAGTAGATAGCAGTGAATTAAATCAACAAACTGAAAATGATTGTATCATTTTAGGCGATCGCCTAGAACTACGGCGGTTGATCAGTAATTTAGTTGGAAATGCTCTGAAATTTACAGATACAGGTAGTATAATCGTTCGCATGTGTGCAACTCCTCCATCTTCTACAGATCAAGGTTGGATCAAGATAGAAGTAGAAGACACCGGATACGGAATTGCTGCCGATGACTTACCAACACTATTTGAACGATTTCGCCAAGGTAAAAATAAACGTGCTGGTAGTGGTTTAGGATTACATTTATCACGTCGTATTGTCGAGTTACACGGAGGAACAATCGAAGCCACTTCCGAATTGGGTAAAGGCAGTGTTTTCACAGTCCGTTTACCAAAGAAATGACCTGAAAGTTACCTCACCCCGTCAAAAGAGGACACCCCTCTGGTGAACTCGCAAAGAGGGGCAGGGGTGAGGTTTTACATGATTGCGATGAAATTTTTTCATCGGGACTGCCTTATTTTCAGAGTAGGGCAAATAATTGGACAAGCGCAAGATATGAAACAAGGGGAAGTAGTGAAATTTTTTTACTCAGATTGACTTATATATATTACATTTAAGCAAATAAATAATAAAAAATTTTTATAGGTAATACATAGGTGTATATCTTTCAGATAGTTTACTTATAACTTGATTTAGAGTGAAGATACTTCATTGGGATGGTGATCTAAAAATTTTGTACCACTATTATTCAATACAGCAACCTTAAACAGCAGACAGCAGGCTCACTAAATCATCTCTAACATCAATATACGTCAATGATTTTTTTAGGTTACACTGCTAGTGATAACTCAAAAAGTGAGGTATTATTTCATGATTAAGAGTCTATATTTCCTTAATAGTTGCTTGTTATTGTTTGGTTTTTAAATACTAATAAATAACGAATAACTAATGACTCTTGATTGTTGATTTGTTGCTGTACTTGTTGACTTATTACTAGTGGTCTATATCTTAGTTATACAAAATATATGGCAGAATCAATTCCCACTCGCGGTCAAGTAGAACGTACATTAGCACAACGTATACAGGCTTTATATCGCGAACAACTAGGACATCAGCCTAGCAAAGTAACATCTCGCCTATCAGATACAAATCTAGTGATTGTAATTGAAAATTCGATTACACCACCAGAACAGTTATTAGCTCAAACAGGTAGACACGAATTAGCTGAACAAGTACGTTCTGATTTAGATGAAGCTATTCAACCCCAATTAAGAGAATTAATTGAGCATATTTTGCATGTATCTGTAGTAGAGATACTAAGTGATGCGACCTTAGAAACTGGGCGTTCAGGGATTATTGCTATCTTATCCGAAACACCTGATCTTCGTGATTCTGCTTCTAATACCAAAATCAGGAAAAAGGCTTCATAAACAATCAAAAACTCTTGTCCTCCTATATTTTAGTTTTAACACAAGTCAAGAGCTGAATTATGCTTTAATTGGCTACCAAGATGACGAGAAACGATATCTTCTAGATCTTCTATCATGTAAGGCTTGCTGATGTAATCGTCAAAGCCAGCTTCAAGAATACGCTCTCTATCTTCTAAGCTAGCTAAAGCAGTAACTGCAATAACATTAATATGATGTGTCAGTGGTTCTTGTTTTAAGGAGCGTACTACATCAATACCATTGATGCCGGGTAACAAAATATCTAGTAGTATCAAATCTGGCTGATATTCTTTGGCTACCAGCACTGTTGCAGAACTGTCTGTTTGACAAATAAGCCTACAGCCAAATGATTCAAGAGCATAGCTCATCAGTAATAGGTTGTCATCATTGTCTTCCACCACCAGTATCAATGGCGGTTGGAAGCTTTGTCTATTTTCATCAACCATATACACTTGTGCCAGTTCCATTCCTTCTCCAGGCAATCTCATGTGCATTCGCCGTTCCTCCTGAACGAACAGACGAGGCATTCCAAGAGCGGTAAGATAACGCTCATTCAAGACTGGCTCGTTTATCAACTTTATCAAGTCGGTACTTTTTGCTCTAACAACAAAATTATATAGAGGAAAAAGTATATCAAGCTGAAAGAATGTAGCTACACCTTCTGATTATAAACAAAATAAAGAAAATATTTAGCAAATAAATTATAAGTACTTAATATATTTAAGAATATTTTAATATAAGTTCTAAAATTTCAAAGCGAAGCTGGTCTAAATCCCATGTGTCAAGCAACTTTTGATAGTTTTTACGTGTGTAGTATTTATAAATCAATAATTGTCAAGATGTGTGTGCTGCTTTTTATTATATAAAAAATCCTAATTTGCTAAGTATAAATACTTTGAAAGCTGACATCTGTAGCGATCGCTCAGATCAAGAGCTAAACTAGTGTAACACTTAAAAACAGATTGTAGAGACTTGAGAAACATTGCGTCTCTACTTACTTTTTGGGTTAAGCGTAAAACATCAAATTGTGAATCTTGAAAAAACTTTCTTTTACCCCTTGACATTTATTGTAGTACGCTAGTAGTATAAAAACAACAAACAAATTAAACAAATACAAAAAGTCTTACCTCCCAAAAATTTACACAAAGGAGGTTGTATGGTTCACATTCGCTTTGAAGGTCGTTCCTATGATGTTAGTGAGTTGCAACTAGGCTTAACAGCTAACATGAATGATAATATTATTAAACAGCGACTAGCACAACATTTTGATGTGCAACTAAACCGCTTTGAATCTTACGTAATTGACCGTAGACCAAGTGGGGATTTAATAGTAAGACCAGAAGCAGTTTACGGATAAAAGATAAGTTTTTGTCCCGCATCCTCACAGGTGAAGCTTACATACATTCAAATTCAACTTCGCAAGAAGTTTACAGGTTCGATTCCTGTCATCCCCGTTCAATGGGGATGTAGCCGAATTGGTATAGGCAAAATGTTCATGGCTTTACAAA
Above is a genomic segment from Fischerella sp. JS2 containing:
- a CDS encoding hybrid sensor histidine kinase/response regulator translates to MFSATDTKVEKILAVDDTPDNLFLLQTILEIEGYEIDLVADGATALQQVEESPPDLILLDVMMPGLDGYEVTRRIRNHPFLDYIPILLLTAFHDVSVVEGLDAGADDFIRKPFDQDELLARVRSLLRLKRSLDEQKKLFRQQEDFVSRLTHDLRTPLVAADRMLNLFRQETFCKISPEMKQAIAAMIRSNQNLLDMVNTLLEVHRLEAGKKTLQFENCDVCEIATEVVEELHPLADEKEILLKVDSSELNQQTENDCIILGDRLELRRLISNLVGNALKFTDTGSIIVRMCATPPSSTDQGWIKIEVEDTGYGIAADDLPTLFERFRQGKNKRAGSGLGLHLSRRIVELHGGTIEATSELGKGSVFTVRLPKK
- a CDS encoding DUF2294 domain-containing protein; amino-acid sequence: MAESIPTRGQVERTLAQRIQALYREQLGHQPSKVTSRLSDTNLVIVIENSITPPEQLLAQTGRHELAEQVRSDLDEAIQPQLRELIEHILHVSVVEILSDATLETGRSGIIAILSETPDLRDSASNTKIRKKAS
- a CDS encoding response regulator; this translates as MHMRLPGEGMELAQVYMVDENRQSFQPPLILVVEDNDDNLLLMSYALESFGCRLICQTDSSATVLVAKEYQPDLILLDILLPGINGIDVVRSLKQEPLTHHINVIAVTALASLEDRERILEAGFDDYISKPYMIEDLEDIVSRHLGSQLKHNSALDLC